In Solanum pennellii chromosome 7, SPENNV200, the following are encoded in one genomic region:
- the LOC107024557 gene encoding uncharacterized protein LOC107024557, with protein MSSTSRAWVTAVSLGVVEALKDQGVCRWNYTIRAINQHAKNNLRSYSQAKKISPQSSSLIYPKSETKEKAKQSEESFRKVMYLTCWGPY; from the coding sequence ATGAGTTCAACAAGCAGAGCATGGGTTACAGCAGTGAGTTTAGGAGTAGTAGAGGCACTAAAAGATCAAGGAGTTTGTAGGTGGAATTACACAATTAGAGCCATAAATCAGCACGCTAAGAACAATCTACGCTCGTATTCACAAGCCAAAAAAATCTCTCCTCagtcttcttctttgatttatCCAAAAAGTGAAACGAAGGAGAAAGCCAAGCAGTCTGAAGAGTCTTTTAGGAAAGTTATGTACTTGACCTGTTGGGGTCCATATTGA